One window of Flavobacterium dauae genomic DNA carries:
- a CDS encoding formimidoylglutamase: MMYEILKPISAELEQFINTLPKHSLGKTMGIHTQKSLPETANVQLAIITVNENRGVSDSINAVGFDEFRKNLYQLFPGNWTKKMIDLGTIEAGESIEDTYVAVKMLVADLLKQNIVPIVLGGSQDLTFGMYRGYDALEQNVNLVCIDNKIDVAADVENPSENFMTRIIMETPNNLHNFSVLGYQTYFNSQEEIDLIDKMYFEAYRLGEITSNVKVSEPVLRDADIVSLDINVVKSADLGFFSQFNPNGFDGREICVLARYAGLSDRVSSFGIFNIDNISQKSLLITQILWYFVEGYNFRMNEYPYISKSSYLKYIVPLEEQELIFFKSDVSERWWIEINSLDDINRKMLFPCSYDDYKQSLENIVPDRWWRANKKLLG; encoded by the coding sequence ATGATGTACGAAATTTTAAAACCCATTTCTGCCGAACTAGAACAGTTTATAAATACGTTGCCTAAACATTCATTGGGCAAAACAATGGGTATTCATACCCAAAAATCGTTGCCCGAAACGGCTAATGTGCAGTTGGCGATTATTACGGTAAACGAAAATCGCGGCGTTTCTGATTCGATTAATGCTGTTGGTTTCGATGAATTCAGAAAGAACCTTTACCAGCTTTTTCCTGGAAATTGGACCAAGAAAATGATCGATTTAGGAACCATTGAAGCAGGCGAAAGCATAGAAGATACCTATGTTGCTGTAAAAATGTTGGTTGCCGATTTGTTAAAGCAGAACATTGTGCCGATTGTTTTAGGCGGATCGCAAGACTTAACCTTTGGGATGTACCGCGGATACGATGCGTTGGAACAAAACGTAAATTTGGTTTGTATCGATAATAAAATTGATGTTGCTGCCGATGTAGAAAATCCGTCAGAAAATTTTATGACGAGGATTATTATGGAAACTCCAAATAATCTTCATAATTTCAGCGTGTTGGGTTATCAAACCTATTTTAACTCACAGGAAGAAATCGATTTGATTGATAAAATGTATTTTGAAGCCTATCGTTTGGGCGAAATTACTTCAAATGTTAAAGTTTCTGAACCTGTTTTGCGTGATGCAGATATTGTAAGCTTGGATATTAATGTGGTAAAATCGGCCGATTTAGGATTTTTTTCGCAATTTAATCCAAATGGTTTTGATGGTCGAGAAATCTGTGTATTAGCTCGTTATGCCGGATTAAGTGACCGTGTAAGTAGCTTTGGTATTTTTAATATTGATAATATTTCGCAGAAAAGTTTGTTAATTACGCAGATTTTATGGTATTTTGTTGAAGGATATAATTTTCGAATGAATGAATATCCGTATATTAGCAAATCATCTTATTTAAAATACATTGTTCCGTTAGAAGAACAGGAATTGATTTTTTTTAAAAGCGATGTTTCTGAACGCTGGTGGATTGAAATTAACAGTTTGGATGATATAAATCGTAAAATGTTATTTCCTTGTAGTTATGATGATTACAAACAGTCTTTAGAAAATATTGTGCCCGATAGATGGTGGCGTGCAAACAAAAAACTGTTAGGTTAA
- the gldN gene encoding gliding motility protein GldN, producing MKNFKKLCFAVIALTVSNISIAQNNILNAMSPEEIGDESIERIYAKADGPMPYEYVNPRDVIFEKMVWEVLPLDQKQNLVYYFPLEETNNRKPFFNILKEAIMAKKITKVYQDDDFKYPLNVDKLDEKFYRIDTLAEGIDQYILEGKIDDQYIDKIELRPTDVKEYRIKGMWYLDRNAGELKYRLLAIAPIVTDIYSKGKDFEQAVPMFWIFFPDARETLYNADAYNEKNPAMQTNYDYLLNARKFAGTIYKADNIYGDREISDYVRENAMMQLLEAERIKESIRNLEDDLWNY from the coding sequence ATGAAGAATTTTAAAAAATTATGTTTTGCGGTTATCGCATTAACAGTAAGTAATATTTCGATCGCACAGAATAATATACTAAATGCGATGTCTCCGGAAGAAATTGGCGATGAATCAATAGAAAGGATTTATGCTAAAGCCGACGGACCAATGCCGTACGAGTATGTTAATCCACGTGATGTGATTTTCGAGAAAATGGTGTGGGAAGTATTGCCTTTAGATCAAAAACAAAATTTGGTTTATTATTTTCCTTTAGAAGAAACCAATAATAGAAAACCATTTTTCAATATTTTGAAAGAGGCTATAATGGCTAAGAAAATTACTAAGGTTTATCAAGACGATGATTTTAAATATCCATTAAACGTTGATAAATTAGATGAAAAATTCTACCGTATAGACACATTGGCTGAAGGGATTGATCAATATATATTAGAAGGAAAAATTGACGATCAATATATTGATAAAATTGAATTAAGACCTACAGATGTTAAAGAATACCGTATAAAAGGAATGTGGTATTTAGACCGCAATGCAGGCGAATTAAAATACCGTTTGTTGGCAATTGCTCCAATAGTTACAGATATTTATTCTAAAGGAAAAGATTTTGAACAGGCTGTACCAATGTTTTGGATATTTTTCCCGGATGCAAGAGAAACACTGTACAACGCAGATGCTTACAACGAGAAAAACCCTGCAATGCAAACAAATTACGATTACTTGTTAAACGCACGTAAATTTGCTGGAACTATTTACAAGGCAGATAACATTTACGGAGATAGAGAAATAAGTGATTATGTTCGCGAAAATGCAATGATGCAGCTTTTAGAAGCAGAACGTATTAAAGAATCTATCCGTAATTTGGAAGATGATTTATGGAATTACTAA
- the gldL gene encoding gliding motility protein GldL — MAIPKKVMNFCYGMGAAVVIVGALFKITHMEFGPLNGNNMLTVGLLVEAIIFAISAFEPVDDEVDWALVYPELKGGAPRTMQVGGNVGVTGTVATTTVGGSQPVQIQTSSAPAYAAAQPVVAAQPTMERGLLSEKLDNILKEAKIDGNLMESLRNSIKNFEAAAKGIAPTVETVASSNRYAEEMAQAAQQLESLNSMYKVQLESASKNADINREVAENNLKLKEQMMSLTSNLSTLNAVYGGMLSAMGKTAN; from the coding sequence ATGGCTATACCTAAAAAAGTAATGAATTTCTGCTACGGTATGGGAGCAGCAGTTGTAATCGTAGGAGCATTATTTAAAATTACGCACATGGAGTTTGGACCTTTAAATGGTAACAATATGTTAACAGTGGGGTTATTAGTAGAGGCAATTATTTTCGCTATTTCGGCTTTTGAACCAGTAGATGATGAAGTTGACTGGGCACTTGTTTATCCGGAATTAAAAGGTGGTGCACCAAGAACGATGCAGGTTGGTGGTAATGTAGGTGTAACAGGTACGGTAGCTACAACAACTGTTGGCGGATCGCAACCAGTTCAAATACAAACCTCTTCAGCACCTGCTTATGCAGCAGCGCAACCAGTAGTTGCAGCACAGCCAACAATGGAAAGAGGCTTGTTGTCTGAAAAATTAGATAATATCTTAAAAGAAGCTAAAATAGACGGAAACTTAATGGAAAGTTTACGTAACAGCATTAAAAACTTTGAAGCAGCAGCTAAAGGAATCGCTCCTACTGTTGAAACAGTTGCTTCTTCAAATAGATATGCAGAAGAAATGGCACAAGCTGCACAGCAATTAGAGTCTTTGAATTCTATGTACAAAGTTCAGTTAGAAAGCGCTAGTAAAAATGCAGATATTAACAGAGAAGTTGCTGAAAATAACTTGAAATTAAAAGAACAAATGATGTCATTAACTTCAAATTTATCAACTTTAAACGCAGTTTATGGCGGAATGTTATCTGCTATGGGTAAAACAGCTAATTAG
- a CDS encoding NAD(P)/FAD-dependent oxidoreductase — translation MKVDYIIVGAGLAGLSMAHLCYRHNKTFVLFDDDKRTSSKVAGGMFNPVVLKRFTSIWESQAQLDFAEVFYPETERLVNETFYHKLPIYRKFASIEEQNNWFLACDHPLTTAYLSSQLKTQQIPHIKSEYFFGEVYNTGYLDVKQFVQSYQNYLIQNNLLINEHFDFSKLNIEKEQISYKDLQAKQIVFAEGFSMQNNPFFNYLPLDGTKGELLYVKIPNLKLKVIVKSTVFIIPVGNDIYKVGATYNWQDKTDDTTDEAKSELIAGLESLIDCDYEIIDHVAGIRPTVKDRRPLVGAHYKHQNVYILNGLGTRGVLLGPYLADKLIQNIENNVPLDTNINVARYYKKLQLIK, via the coding sequence ATGAAAGTTGATTATATTATTGTAGGTGCAGGTTTGGCGGGGTTAAGTATGGCACATTTATGTTACAGGCATAACAAAACCTTTGTGCTTTTTGACGATGATAAAAGAACATCGTCTAAGGTAGCCGGTGGTATGTTTAATCCGGTGGTTTTAAAACGGTTTACATCTATTTGGGAATCGCAGGCACAATTAGATTTTGCAGAGGTATTTTATCCGGAAACAGAACGTTTGGTAAATGAAACATTCTACCACAAATTACCGATTTACCGAAAATTTGCAAGTATCGAAGAACAAAATAATTGGTTTTTAGCGTGCGATCATCCGTTAACAACTGCTTATTTAAGTTCGCAACTTAAAACGCAACAAATTCCACATATAAAAAGCGAATATTTTTTTGGCGAAGTTTATAATACCGGCTATTTAGATGTAAAACAATTTGTTCAATCATATCAAAATTATCTGATTCAAAACAATTTACTGATTAATGAACATTTTGATTTTAGTAAACTAAATATCGAAAAAGAACAAATATCTTATAAAGACCTTCAGGCAAAGCAGATTGTATTTGCCGAAGGATTCTCTATGCAGAACAACCCGTTTTTTAATTATCTGCCGTTAGATGGAACCAAAGGAGAATTGTTGTATGTTAAAATTCCGAACCTGAAATTGAAGGTTATCGTAAAATCAACCGTATTTATTATTCCGGTTGGTAATGATATTTACAAGGTAGGAGCAACCTATAATTGGCAAGACAAAACCGATGATACTACTGACGAAGCAAAATCAGAACTAATTGCCGGTTTAGAATCTTTAATTGATTGCGATTACGAAATAATAGATCACGTAGCAGGTATTCGCCCAACGGTAAAAGACCGCCGTCCGTTAGTGGGGGCACACTACAAGCATCAAAATGTCTATATACTAAACGGTTTAGGAACACGCGGTGTGCTTTTAGGGCCTTATCTTGCCGATAAATTGATTCAGAATATCGAAAATAACGTACCTTTGGACACTAATATCAATGTGGCACGATATTATAAAAAACTGCAATTAATAAAATAG
- the gldM gene encoding gliding motility protein GldM has translation MAGGKQTPRQKMINLMYLVFIAMMALNMSKEVLTAFGLMNEKFEEANKVMAEGTNRVLFDGLQIKAQDEPEKYGKAFERAEKVQALSNEFYGYLESLKKDATKGFEVDPETNKLPFEQMDKGQNIDYGWFEKAGLSAKGKEIIARFAKYRNDFKAIVADDAKFQIFQQNIDKKFNTNPVKNKDNQEIEYLDYHFKGYPAVSSLAYLSSLQNDVRTLENEAYNLFLGNSLKQAASMKNYQAMVIPDKAVYYQGEAIKYKVVLGRYDNSTVPTSVVVNGVTIPKDRIKAGQVEGSSVASGLGEHKFTGKFTFMEEGKPVVVDILNSNYVVVSRPSSATISADKMNVVYAGLDNPISITVEGITSDKVSAQTSSGTLKKVGNGKYMLTPSGGREVVITATGTMPDGKAITSKQKFRVKPIPRPQATIRGVADAKGSANNLKISDIGAMMEDFDFDVKLRVTEYVIFFPGMGSERVSGGGKMPASAQSKVDRLKPGDKVTITSMKVKIDGVNLPIKEASAATFTLQ, from the coding sequence ATGGCAGGAGGAAAACAAACCCCAAGACAGAAGATGATTAACTTGATGTATTTAGTGTTCATTGCAATGATGGCACTTAATATGTCAAAAGAAGTATTAACCGCTTTTGGATTGATGAACGAAAAGTTTGAAGAAGCTAATAAAGTAATGGCTGAAGGCACAAATAGAGTATTGTTTGATGGTTTACAAATAAAAGCTCAAGATGAACCAGAAAAATATGGTAAAGCATTTGAACGTGCAGAAAAAGTACAAGCACTTTCAAACGAATTTTATGGTTATTTAGAATCATTGAAAAAGGATGCTACTAAAGGATTTGAAGTTGATCCAGAAACAAATAAATTGCCTTTTGAACAAATGGATAAAGGTCAAAACATTGACTACGGATGGTTTGAAAAGGCAGGATTATCAGCGAAAGGTAAAGAAATTATAGCTCGTTTTGCAAAATATCGTAATGATTTTAAAGCGATTGTTGCGGATGATGCTAAATTCCAAATTTTCCAACAGAATATAGATAAAAAATTTAACACTAATCCTGTTAAAAATAAAGATAATCAAGAAATTGAGTATTTAGATTACCATTTTAAAGGCTACCCTGCAGTTTCTTCTTTAGCGTATCTTTCATCTTTACAAAATGATGTAAGAACATTAGAAAACGAAGCATATAATCTGTTTTTAGGTAATTCATTAAAGCAAGCGGCTTCTATGAAAAATTACCAAGCAATGGTGATTCCTGATAAGGCGGTGTATTACCAAGGTGAAGCTATTAAATACAAAGTTGTTTTAGGTCGTTATGATAATTCAACAGTTCCAACATCGGTTGTAGTGAATGGGGTAACTATTCCTAAAGATCGTATTAAAGCAGGGCAAGTTGAAGGCTCTTCAGTAGCTTCTGGGTTAGGTGAACATAAATTTACCGGTAAATTTACCTTTATGGAAGAAGGTAAGCCAGTAGTTGTTGATATCTTAAATTCAAATTACGTGGTTGTAAGCCGTCCAAGTTCTGCAACAATTTCAGCAGATAAAATGAATGTGGTTTATGCAGGTTTAGATAACCCAATTTCAATTACAGTAGAAGGTATTACATCTGATAAAGTAAGTGCCCAAACAAGTAGTGGTACTTTGAAAAAAGTGGGTAATGGTAAGTATATGCTTACACCATCGGGAGGTAGAGAAGTTGTAATTACTGCAACGGGTACTATGCCCGACGGAAAAGCGATTACTTCAAAACAAAAATTCAGAGTAAAACCTATTCCACGTCCGCAAGCAACAATACGTGGAGTGGCAGATGCAAAAGGTTCAGCAAACAATTTAAAGATTTCTGATATCGGTGCAATGATGGAAGATTTTGATTTTGATGTTAAACTTAGAGTTACTGAATATGTAATCTTTTTCCCGGGTATGGGATCAGAGCGTGTATCAGGAGGCGGAAAAATGCCTGCGTCGGCTCAATCTAAAGTTGATAGACTAAAACCTGGAGATAAAGTGACTATAACAAGTATGAAAGTAAAAATTGACGGAGTTAATTTACCTATTAAAGAAGCTTCTGCTGCAACATTTACACTACAATAA
- the gldK gene encoding gliding motility lipoprotein GldK — protein sequence MKKFITLTAVASLMFSCGSGDRGELLEGTQGKRWITEKPQGMAFIPGGSFTMGKTHEDLLGAQDAPTREVTIGSMYMDETEVTNNQYRKFVEFVKDSIVRTRLAIMADDMGMDATAGGIGAFAFQEVEDPSLNQNQSAYDRYMYDNYYSMAMDDDQYAGRRLNKKVRLITDPRRYPDEYYVEVMDSLYIPANQNLNGMVAFDVRKLNFKYSWWDESGYINDNSNEVRNRQAKYLKTEIVNVYPDTTRWAKDFNYSYNEPMFKEYFWHEAYGEYPVVGVTQHQAKAFAAWRTLYKKAYYTDRNMNHSLYEYRVPSESEWEYAARGGLKNAMYPWGGPYTTDEKACFLANFKPKRSDYAVDGALYTAEARSYKPNGYNLYNMAGNVAEWTDTPYDESTYIMQSSLKPKDRKVASNPLRVVRGGSWRDPNYFLQVATRDKEMADSARCYIGFRTVVSAPGPGLLNESNAPQSGRNVK from the coding sequence ATGAAGAAGTTCATTACACTTACTGCGGTTGCCTCGTTAATGTTCAGTTGTGGTTCTGGAGACAGAGGAGAACTACTAGAAGGAACGCAAGGGAAACGCTGGATTACCGAAAAGCCACAGGGAATGGCTTTTATTCCGGGTGGATCTTTTACAATGGGTAAAACTCACGAAGATTTACTTGGAGCACAAGATGCACCAACGCGCGAAGTTACTATTGGTTCTATGTATATGGACGAAACGGAAGTTACAAACAACCAATACCGTAAGTTTGTTGAATTTGTTAAAGATTCTATTGTTAGAACACGTTTGGCAATTATGGCAGATGATATGGGAATGGATGCTACTGCTGGTGGAATTGGAGCGTTTGCTTTTCAAGAAGTTGAAGATCCTTCTTTAAATCAAAACCAAAGTGCTTACGACCGTTATATGTATGATAACTATTACAGTATGGCAATGGACGACGATCAATATGCGGGGCGTCGTTTAAATAAAAAAGTACGATTAATTACAGATCCTCGCCGTTATCCAGACGAATATTATGTAGAGGTTATGGATTCATTGTACATTCCGGCAAACCAAAACTTAAACGGTATGGTAGCTTTCGATGTTAGAAAATTGAACTTCAAATATTCTTGGTGGGACGAAAGTGGCTATATAAACGATAATTCTAACGAAGTAAGAAACCGTCAGGCAAAATATTTAAAAACAGAAATTGTTAATGTTTATCCAGATACAACAAGATGGGCAAAAGATTTTAACTATTCTTACAACGAACCAATGTTCAAAGAATATTTCTGGCACGAGGCTTATGGCGAATATCCAGTAGTGGGTGTAACGCAACATCAGGCAAAAGCATTTGCAGCGTGGAGAACATTGTACAAAAAGGCGTATTACACAGATCGTAATATGAACCATAGCTTATATGAATACCGTGTTCCAAGCGAATCAGAATGGGAATATGCGGCTCGTGGTGGTCTTAAAAACGCAATGTATCCTTGGGGAGGTCCTTATACAACAGATGAAAAAGCTTGTTTCTTGGCGAACTTTAAACCAAAAAGAAGCGACTATGCAGTAGATGGAGCTTTATATACCGCAGAAGCACGTTCTTATAAACCAAATGGTTACAACTTATATAATATGGCTGGTAACGTGGCAGAATGGACAGATACACCTTATGATGAATCAACGTACATTATGCAGTCTAGTTTAAAACCTAAAGACAGAAAAGTTGCATCAAACCCGTTAAGAGTTGTTCGTGGAGGTTCTTGGAGAGATCCAAATTACTTCTTGCAAGTAGCAACACGCGATAAAGAAATGGCAGATTCAGCTCGTTGTTATATCGGATTCAGAACAGTTGTTTCAGCACCAGGTCCAGGATTATTAAATGAATCCAATGCACCTCAAAGTGGTAGAAACGTAAAATAA